From a region of the Pseudooceanicola aestuarii genome:
- a CDS encoding ferritin-like domain-containing protein, with the protein MTTTLAQMAVEVLTTADGRAKTALSHAHAARWRASREPGATPIPVGRACPPPRPARPERPELLNPRDVPRRRPGSPQGQLAILHAVAHIELNAVDLHWDLIARFGDIAMPAGYYDDWVKAADEESRHFNLMCDCLEAMGSHYGALPAHAGMWRAAEDTAQDIMGRLAVVPMVLEARGLDVTPGMIEIFSRAGLDDAVAALNVIYAEEVGHVAYGSKWFHYLCGRNEQDPKPLFHELVQRYFHGPLKPPFNEEKRAEAGLPPDFYWPLAGK; encoded by the coding sequence ATGACGACCACCCTTGCACAGATGGCGGTGGAGGTTCTGACCACCGCCGACGGTCGGGCGAAGACCGCGCTCAGCCATGCCCATGCCGCGCGCTGGCGGGCCTCGCGCGAACCGGGTGCCACGCCGATCCCGGTGGGCCGCGCCTGCCCGCCGCCCCGCCCGGCCCGTCCGGAACGGCCCGAGCTGCTGAACCCGCGCGATGTGCCGCGCCGCCGACCGGGATCGCCGCAGGGGCAGCTGGCGATCCTGCACGCCGTCGCGCATATCGAACTGAACGCCGTCGACCTGCACTGGGATCTGATCGCCCGGTTCGGCGATATCGCCATGCCGGCGGGCTATTATGACGACTGGGTGAAAGCCGCGGACGAGGAATCCAGGCATTTCAACCTGATGTGCGACTGTCTTGAAGCGATGGGCAGCCATTACGGTGCCCTGCCGGCCCATGCCGGCATGTGGCGCGCGGCCGAGGACACGGCGCAGGACATCATGGGCCGGCTGGCCGTGGTGCCCATGGTGCTGGAGGCACGCGGGCTGGACGTGACCCCCGGCATGATCGAGATTTTTTCAAGGGCAGGCCTGGACGATGCCGTTGCCGCCTTGAACGTCATCTACGCAGAGGAGGTCGGCCACGTCGCCTATGGCTCAAAGTGGTTTCATTACCTGTGCGGACGAAATGAGCAGGATCCCAAGCCATTGTTTCACGAATTGGTGCAGCGCTATTTCCACGGCCCCCTGAAACCGCCCTTCAACGAGGAAAAACGCGCCGAGGCCGGCCTGCCGCCCGATTTCTACTGGCCGCTGGCCGGGAAATGA
- a CDS encoding AsmA-like C-terminal region-containing protein, which produces MTTDRTKDSAPGAATPDPAPASPDAVRPGPGAPAPVPEGAAARRRRGGWWRGLRALGWACAIGVLLLALSLGALFATLTALDWEVTVPEWAAERVEARLNTSLPGYQVDFRDLSIRLEDRWVPRLALRDVDLRATTGPMRLILADVEGTLALRPALRGQLQPQAIYINGVHLRLRRDAAGQFDLAAVDDAAPGGLAAEGRELGEVMAQLDTLLERPEMRALRRIEGRALTVRYEDARAGRGWTMDGGRVVLARDGDDLRLRADLALLAGRAYATVIDASYATRIGDAAGSFAMSFRDAPAADLATQSAALAWLSVLDAPLSGSLRVAVDSAGRLGPLNAALQIGAGAIQPRSETAPIPFDAVSAYFTFDPDSAMLRFSELSLASRWVALQGEGVVQLTDLAAGMPTGMVGQFSLSEVSTNPGDVYAAPITLSGARMDMRMELDPFRLTIGELSLGLAGDTAVFSGDFLARAEGWDVTLEGRMGRIGAEDVLTLWPAGVASKTRDWISRNVLQARLHDLQLGLRSLPGSRPEGMLGFEFSRFTGTFMETMPPIRNGHGHATLLRDRFVVTADGGEVTAPDGGVAQIAGTSFIVPDVRIKKGPAQIRLALDAPIPAVLSLLDQEPFRIMTKAGRPTDLATGRAQARGVIDLRLVKGLPPEEIAFDFAGTVSDVASTQIVPGRTLTAARLSVTANAQQVQLSGRGKLGRVAFDGSWTAPLRPGGGGGADAEAAPEGRSEVSADITLSNAFMEEFRIALPDDAVSGTGRARLRVALEKGQEPEFRLTSDLAGIGLRLDALDWAMSRAATGTLEIGGRLGTPPSVDRLRIEAPGLLAQGALSLSDDGSLQRAEFSRVRVGGWLDGPVTLTGRGPGVPAAATVQGGTVDLRQAEFAGSGAGGGPVALRLDRLQITDGLHLEGFRGDFTTAGGMSGQFTGRLNGGPVVSGQLVPRDGGSVVRVQADNAGAVFAATDLLKQARGGSLDLTLVPTGGRKGVYDGRLNVADIAIQDAPAMAGLLSAISVVGLLEQMTSGGIVFNDVDAAFRLTPDRLILTESSAVGASMGLSMDGYYDFAQGAMDMQGVISPLYLLNGIGQILTRKGEGLIGFNFTLTGAAGKPRVAVNPLSLLTPGMFREIFRRPAPRLDQ; this is translated from the coding sequence GTGACCACAGACAGGACCAAGGACAGCGCCCCCGGCGCCGCCACGCCGGACCCCGCGCCAGCGTCGCCGGACGCCGTGCGGCCCGGCCCTGGCGCGCCCGCCCCGGTGCCGGAAGGGGCCGCCGCCAGACGACGGCGCGGGGGGTGGTGGCGCGGTCTGCGCGCCCTGGGTTGGGCCTGTGCGATCGGCGTGCTGCTGCTGGCGCTGAGCCTGGGGGCGCTGTTCGCCACGCTGACGGCGCTGGATTGGGAGGTCACGGTACCCGAATGGGCCGCAGAGCGGGTGGAGGCGCGGCTGAACACCTCCCTGCCGGGATACCAGGTCGATTTCCGCGATTTGTCCATCCGGCTGGAAGACCGCTGGGTGCCGCGGCTGGCGCTGCGCGACGTCGATCTGCGCGCGACGACCGGCCCGATGCGCCTGATCCTGGCCGATGTCGAAGGCACGCTGGCGCTGCGCCCGGCGCTGCGCGGGCAGTTGCAACCGCAGGCGATCTATATCAACGGCGTGCACCTGCGCTTGCGTCGGGATGCGGCGGGGCAGTTCGATCTGGCCGCCGTGGATGATGCCGCGCCCGGCGGGTTGGCCGCCGAGGGGCGCGAGCTGGGCGAGGTGATGGCCCAGCTGGACACCCTGCTGGAGCGGCCCGAAATGCGCGCCCTGCGCCGGATCGAGGGGCGCGCCCTGACCGTGCGCTATGAAGACGCCCGCGCGGGCCGGGGCTGGACCATGGACGGCGGCCGCGTCGTGCTGGCCCGCGACGGTGACGACCTGCGGCTGCGCGCCGACCTGGCACTGTTGGCCGGGCGCGCCTATGCCACAGTGATCGATGCCAGCTATGCAACCCGGATCGGCGATGCGGCGGGCAGCTTTGCCATGTCGTTCCGCGACGCCCCCGCCGCCGACCTGGCGACGCAATCCGCCGCGCTGGCCTGGCTGTCGGTGCTGGATGCGCCGCTGTCGGGCTCGCTTCGGGTGGCGGTGGATTCCGCCGGGCGGCTGGGTCCGCTGAACGCCGCCTTGCAGATCGGCGCGGGCGCGATCCAGCCGCGCAGCGAGACGGCGCCGATCCCCTTTGATGCCGTGTCGGCCTATTTCACCTTTGATCCCGACAGCGCCATGCTGCGGTTCAGCGAATTGTCCCTCGCCTCCCGTTGGGTCGCGTTGCAGGGCGAGGGGGTGGTGCAATTGACCGACCTTGCCGCCGGGATGCCCACCGGCATGGTCGGTCAGTTCAGTCTCAGCGAGGTGTCGACCAATCCCGGTGATGTCTACGCCGCCCCGATCACATTGTCGGGCGCACGCATGGACATGCGGATGGAGCTGGACCCCTTTCGCCTGACCATCGGGGAGCTCAGCCTGGGCCTGGCGGGCGACACGGCGGTGTTCAGCGGCGATTTCCTGGCCCGCGCGGAGGGCTGGGACGTCACGCTGGAGGGGCGGATGGGCCGGATCGGGGCGGAGGACGTCCTGACCCTGTGGCCTGCCGGAGTGGCGTCCAAGACCCGCGACTGGATCTCGCGCAATGTGTTGCAGGCGCGGTTGCATGACTTGCAGCTGGGTCTGCGCTCCTTGCCCGGCAGTCGGCCGGAGGGGATGCTGGGCTTTGAGTTCTCCCGCTTTACCGGGACGTTCATGGAAACGATGCCGCCGATCCGCAACGGGCATGGCCACGCCACGCTGCTGCGGGACCGGTTCGTGGTCACCGCCGATGGCGGCGAGGTCACGGCCCCCGATGGCGGGGTTGCCCAGATCGCGGGCACCAGTTTCATCGTGCCCGATGTGCGTATCAAGAAGGGACCGGCACAGATCCGCCTGGCACTGGATGCGCCGATTCCGGCGGTGCTGTCCCTTCTGGATCAGGAGCCGTTCCGCATCATGACCAAGGCGGGGCGCCCGACCGACCTGGCGACGGGCCGGGCGCAGGCGCGCGGCGTGATCGACCTGCGGCTGGTCAAGGGCCTGCCCCCGGAGGAGATCGCCTTTGATTTCGCCGGTACGGTCAGCGATGTGGCCAGCACGCAGATCGTCCCCGGACGCACACTGACCGCCGCGCGGCTTTCCGTCACAGCCAATGCGCAGCAGGTCCAGCTGTCCGGGCGCGGAAAGCTGGGGCGCGTCGCCTTCGATGGCAGCTGGACCGCGCCGCTGCGCCCGGGTGGTGGGGGGGGCGCCGACGCAGAAGCCGCCCCGGAAGGCCGCAGCGAGGTCAGCGCCGATATCACGCTGTCCAATGCGTTCATGGAGGAATTCCGCATCGCCCTGCCAGACGACGCGGTGTCCGGCACGGGGCGCGCCCGGCTGCGGGTCGCGCTGGAAAAAGGCCAGGAACCGGAGTTCCGCCTGACCTCAGACCTGGCGGGGATCGGGCTGCGGCTGGATGCGCTGGACTGGGCGATGAGCCGCGCCGCCACCGGCACGCTGGAGATCGGCGGCCGGCTGGGCACGCCCCCGTCCGTGGATCGCCTGCGGATCGAGGCGCCGGGGCTGCTGGCCCAGGGAGCATTGTCGCTGTCTGACGATGGCAGCCTGCAACGGGCGGAGTTCTCCCGTGTGCGGGTCGGCGGCTGGCTGGACGGTCCCGTCACCCTGACCGGGCGCGGCCCGGGCGTGCCTGCGGCTGCCACGGTACAGGGCGGCACCGTCGATCTGCGTCAGGCGGAATTCGCGGGATCCGGCGCGGGGGGCGGCCCGGTGGCGCTGCGGCTCGACCGCTTGCAGATCACCGACGGGCTGCACCTTGAGGGGTTCCGCGGCGATTTCACCACCGCCGGTGGCATGTCGGGGCAGTTCACCGGCCGGTTGAACGGCGGGCCTGTCGTCTCGGGCCAGTTGGTGCCGCGCGACGGGGGCAGCGTGGTGCGGGTACAGGCGGACAACGCGGGCGCGGTCTTTGCGGCGACGGATCTGCTGAAACAGGCGCGTGGCGGATCGCTGGACCTGACGCTGGTGCCGACCGGGGGGCGGAAAGGCGTCTACGACGGCCGCCTGAACGTCGCCGATATCGCCATCCAGGACGCCCCGGCCATGGCAGGCCTGCTGTCGGCGATCAGCGTCGTCGGCCTGCTGGAGCAGATGACCAGCGGCGGCATCGTCTTCAACGACGTGGATGCGGCGTTCCGCCTGACGCCCGATCGGCTGATCCTCACCGAAAGCAGCGCGGTCGGCGCATCCATGGGGTTGTCGATGGACGGCTACTACGATTTCGCGCAGGGGGCGATGGACATGCAAGGCGTGATCTCGCCGCTATACCTGCTGAACGGGATCGGCCAGATCCTCACCCGCAAGGGGGAGGGGCTGATCGGCTTCAACTTCACCCTGACCGGCGCCGCCGGCAAGCCGCGCGTCGCGGTCAACCCGCTGTCGCTGCTGACCCCCGGCATGTTCCGCGAGATCTTCCGCCGTCCCGCGCCCCGACTGGACCAGTAG
- a CDS encoding type III secretion system chaperone gives MTPSDAADQIIVLAGMTSLILDDDGNFTFNIDHDVPVEVQEYADSIALRCRLPDVAVTGPDLMRGLLEANLFGTGSGHGRLALENTTALLLDRFDPGPLDAAALEERLGEFLVFAAYWLTDGVADLARLDAKDRASRQAALATSQETVIRV, from the coding sequence ATGACACCATCCGACGCGGCAGACCAGATTATCGTTCTTGCGGGAATGACGTCGCTCATTCTCGATGACGACGGAAATTTCACCTTCAACATCGACCACGACGTCCCGGTGGAGGTGCAGGAATACGCGGACAGTATCGCGTTGCGCTGCCGCCTTCCCGACGTGGCTGTCACCGGGCCGGACCTGATGCGCGGCCTTTTGGAGGCAAATCTCTTCGGTACGGGCAGCGGCCATGGCCGGCTGGCGCTGGAAAACACCACCGCCCTTCTGCTGGACCGCTTCGACCCCGGTCCGCTGGATGCCGCGGCGCTGGAGGAGCGGCTGGGCGAATTCCTCGTCTTTGCCGCCTATTGGCTGACCGACGGTGTCGCCGATCTGGCCCGTCTGGATGCGAAGGACCGGGCCAGCCGACAGGCCGCGCTCGCCACATCGCAAGAGACCGTCATTCGGGTCTGA
- a CDS encoding VOC family protein, with the protein MRETDTPPPLTGLLEAALYAPDLDAAEAFYGGVLGLTQIARVAGRHVFYRVGDMVLLIFNPARTVEPSGNPDLPVPTHGARGQGHLCFSATPEQMDQWARRLAAAGQAVEADFTWPNGARSIYFRDPAGNSLEMAEPRLWFNDSTGG; encoded by the coding sequence ATGCGCGAAACCGACACCCCCCCGCCCCTCACCGGCCTGCTGGAGGCCGCACTCTACGCCCCCGACCTGGACGCGGCAGAGGCGTTTTACGGCGGCGTTCTGGGTCTGACGCAGATCGCCCGCGTCGCGGGGCGGCATGTCTTCTACCGTGTCGGGGACATGGTGCTGCTGATTTTCAACCCTGCGCGCACCGTGGAACCGTCGGGCAATCCCGACCTCCCGGTGCCAACCCACGGCGCACGCGGCCAGGGGCACCTGTGCTTCTCCGCCACGCCGGAACAGATGGATCAATGGGCGCGCCGCCTGGCCGCCGCCGGCCAGGCTGTGGAGGCCGATTTCACCTGGCCCAATGGCGCCCGGTCGATCTATTTCCGCGACCCTGCCGGCAATTCTCTGGAGATGGCGGAACCACGGCTGTGGTTCAACGACAGCACCGGGGGCTGA
- a CDS encoding M23 family metallopeptidase, with translation MKGTEGLLEVKKGFTIRLHALLERHFPERRLFLRSETDTRFIRLRPATQLVAFAGGAAIVAWAIIATAILLMDSIGSGNFREQAKRDQQTFQERLNAMADERDARAEEALAAQTRFNTALERISVMQTELLRSENRRRELETGIGVIQTTLRRTMKERTAAETEIARLQGEAGDGSGAVTAAARSQSAEATMGILTAALADTARERDKISTDAQDALLHADEMATQIALMEEQNDAIFRQLEEAMTVSVAPLHKMFRAAGMDTDNIINQVKRGYSGQGGPLTPISLSTMGEDLSPDAARANAILDQMDQLNLYRIAAAKAPFATPVKSAYRFTSPFGNRRDPKTGGRRMHSGIDMAGPVGTPLYSTADGKVVHAGWSSGYGRLVKIKHEFGIETRYAHMSRISVKVGQRVSRGDRIGDMGASGRVTGPHLHYEVRVGGKAVNPMTYIKAANNVF, from the coding sequence ATGAAGGGAACAGAGGGGCTTCTTGAGGTGAAGAAAGGGTTCACTATCCGCCTGCATGCTCTATTGGAGCGGCATTTTCCGGAACGTCGGCTTTTCCTGCGTTCGGAAACGGACACGCGATTCATTCGCCTGCGTCCGGCGACACAATTGGTGGCATTTGCCGGTGGCGCCGCCATCGTCGCCTGGGCCATCATCGCCACGGCCATCCTGCTGATGGATTCCATCGGCTCCGGCAATTTCCGGGAGCAGGCCAAACGCGACCAGCAGACATTCCAGGAACGGCTGAACGCCATGGCGGACGAGCGTGACGCCCGCGCCGAAGAGGCCCTGGCCGCGCAGACCCGGTTCAACACCGCGCTGGAACGGATTTCGGTCATGCAGACCGAATTGCTGCGCTCGGAAAACCGGCGCCGCGAATTGGAAACCGGGATTGGCGTGATCCAGACCACCTTGCGCCGCACCATGAAGGAACGCACCGCCGCCGAGACCGAGATCGCGCGTCTGCAAGGCGAGGCCGGCGACGGGTCCGGCGCCGTCACCGCCGCCGCGCGCAGCCAATCCGCCGAGGCGACGATGGGCATCCTGACCGCCGCGCTGGCCGATACCGCCCGCGAGCGCGACAAGATTTCCACCGATGCGCAGGATGCGCTGCTTCATGCCGACGAGATGGCAACCCAGATCGCCCTTATGGAAGAGCAGAACGACGCCATCTTCCGCCAGCTCGAAGAGGCGATGACCGTCTCCGTCGCGCCGCTGCACAAGATGTTCCGCGCCGCCGGCATGGATACCGACAACATCATCAACCAGGTCAAGCGCGGCTATTCCGGCCAGGGCGGCCCGCTGACGCCGATTTCCCTGTCCACGATGGGCGAAGACCTGTCGCCTGACGCCGCCCGCGCCAATGCGATCCTGGACCAGATGGACCAGCTGAACCTCTATCGGATCGCGGCGGCCAAGGCCCCCTTTGCCACCCCGGTGAAAAGCGCCTATCGTTTCACGTCGCCTTTCGGCAATCGCCGTGACCCCAAGACCGGCGGCCGCCGGATGCATTCCGGCATCGACATGGCCGGACCGGTCGGCACGCCGCTCTACTCCACCGCCGACGGCAAGGTCGTCCATGCCGGCTGGTCCTCGGGCTATGGCCGCCTGGTCAAGATCAAGCACGAGTTCGGCATCGAAACCCGCTATGCCCATATGTCGCGCATTTCCGTCAAGGTCGGACAAAGGGTCTCGCGCGGGGATCGGATCGGTGATATGGGAGCATCCGGACGCGTGACCGGCCCGCATCTGCACTACGAAGTGCGCGTTGGCGGAAAGGCCGTGAATCCCATGACCTACATCAAGGCTGCGAACAATGTTTTCTAA
- the sctU gene encoding type III secretion system export apparatus subunit SctU: protein MSQSSGEKTEQPTPKKERDARQKGQVARSQEVVTTISLFGTIAVIMATGDFIWARLVALMDQVAMLAANPGTTTLHTGIAIAWETGVTLMLPVIGVTLFLGIAANYVQVGSLFSFQSIQPKLEKISIGKGFKRIFSMKQVVELLKSIFKILFLSLLLYIVIRDAIGPYVSAINCGLPCLATVTNSMMIKVLAFSALAFVIVAGFDFVYQRHSHTKSLMMSKDEVKREYKESEGDPIVKGQRKQFAQEILMGDAPKQAGKATALVVNPTHFAVSIRYRKDDTPLPMITARGRNAMAHEMRAEAERAGVPIFRNPPLARHLFAETVPGDFVPDELFDVIAEILAWVARHEDGLYAGRLERGDIDMERGDHRPSRAPAS, encoded by the coding sequence ATGAGCCAGTCCTCCGGCGAAAAGACCGAACAGCCGACCCCGAAGAAAGAGCGCGATGCCCGGCAAAAGGGTCAGGTCGCGCGCTCTCAGGAGGTGGTCACGACGATTTCGCTGTTCGGAACCATCGCCGTGATCATGGCCACGGGCGATTTCATATGGGCCCGGCTGGTGGCGTTGATGGATCAGGTGGCGATGCTGGCCGCCAATCCCGGCACCACGACCTTGCATACCGGGATCGCCATCGCCTGGGAAACCGGCGTCACGCTGATGTTGCCGGTGATCGGCGTGACCCTGTTCCTGGGGATCGCGGCGAACTACGTGCAGGTGGGCAGCCTGTTCTCCTTTCAATCCATTCAGCCCAAGCTGGAAAAGATCTCCATCGGCAAGGGGTTCAAGCGCATCTTCTCGATGAAACAGGTGGTGGAGCTGTTGAAATCCATCTTCAAGATCCTGTTCCTGTCGCTGCTGCTGTATATCGTCATCCGCGATGCAATCGGGCCCTATGTCTCGGCGATCAATTGCGGGCTGCCCTGCCTGGCGACGGTGACGAATTCGATGATGATCAAGGTGCTGGCCTTCTCCGCGTTGGCCTTTGTCATCGTGGCGGGGTTCGATTTTGTCTACCAGCGCCACTCTCACACCAAGAGCCTGATGATGAGCAAGGACGAGGTGAAGCGCGAATACAAGGAATCCGAGGGCGACCCCATCGTGAAGGGCCAACGCAAGCAGTTCGCGCAGGAAATCCTGATGGGCGATGCACCCAAGCAGGCCGGCAAGGCCACCGCGCTGGTGGTGAACCCGACGCATTTCGCCGTCTCCATCCGCTATCGCAAGGACGACACGCCGTTGCCGATGATCACCGCGCGCGGCCGCAACGCCATGGCCCACGAGATGCGCGCCGAGGCAGAGCGCGCCGGCGTCCCGATCTTTCGCAATCCGCCACTGGCCCGGCACCTGTTCGCGGAAACTGTGCCGGGGGATTTCGTCCCCGATGAGCTGTTCGACGTCATCGCCGAGATCCTCGCCTGGGTGGCCCGTCACGAGGACGGGCTTTATGCTGGACGGCTGGAGCGTGGCGACATCGACATGGAACGCGGCGATCACCGGCCCAGCCGCGCACCAGCGAGCTGA
- a CDS encoding HNH endonuclease — protein MDGDFRTEFVREPAALKQHPALVLNADYRPLSYYPLSLWPWQEAVKAAWLHRVDIVAEYDHVVRSPSTEIRIPSVVVLKDYVKPQKRVAFTRFNLFLRDEFSCQYCGARGDLTFDHVVPRAAGGITSWENVVAACSPCNLRKGSKSLRRAGMHLRKSPRPPAAEELRNMGRRFPPNYLHDSWLDFLYWDAELEA, from the coding sequence ATGGACGGAGACTTCAGAACCGAATTCGTGCGGGAACCGGCGGCGTTGAAACAGCACCCGGCCTTGGTGCTGAACGCGGATTACCGGCCGCTTTCCTATTATCCCCTCAGCCTCTGGCCCTGGCAGGAGGCGGTCAAGGCGGCCTGGCTGCACCGGGTCGATATCGTGGCGGAATACGATCACGTGGTCCGAAGCCCCAGTACGGAGATCAGGATCCCCTCCGTCGTTGTCCTGAAAGATTATGTCAAACCTCAGAAGCGCGTGGCCTTCACGCGCTTCAATCTTTTTCTGAGGGACGAATTTTCCTGTCAGTATTGCGGTGCGCGTGGCGATCTGACCTTTGATCACGTCGTGCCCCGCGCGGCGGGCGGAATCACGAGTTGGGAAAACGTGGTAGCGGCCTGTTCGCCCTGCAACCTGCGCAAGGGGTCGAAAAGCCTGCGCCGCGCCGGGATGCACCTGCGCAAATCGCCCCGCCCGCCAGCGGCGGAAGAGCTGCGCAACATGGGGCGCCGCTTTCCACCCAATTACCTGCACGACAGCTGGCTGGACTTTCTTTACTGGGATGCCGAGCTGGAAGCCTGA
- a CDS encoding bactofilin family protein — protein MFSKSKINEPGPKTSDTGPSPSSEAPSPKPATGGEYKPTAPKAKPPASVLSSDLHITGNVKTTGDVQVEGTVEGDIRAHLLTVGEGATIRGEITADDVVINGRIVGRVRGLKVRLTSTARVEGDIIHKTIAIESGAHFEGSVQRQDDPLSSGKGGNATTATATAKVSS, from the coding sequence ATGTTTTCTAAGAGCAAAATCAACGAGCCCGGCCCCAAGACCTCGGATACCGGCCCGTCGCCGAGCTCCGAAGCTCCGTCCCCGAAACCCGCGACCGGTGGTGAGTACAAGCCGACCGCGCCCAAAGCGAAGCCGCCAGCGTCCGTGTTGTCCTCTGATCTTCATATCACCGGCAATGTCAAAACCACTGGCGACGTCCAGGTGGAAGGCACTGTCGAGGGTGATATCCGCGCCCATCTCCTGACCGTTGGCGAAGGCGCGACCATTCGCGGCGAAATCACCGCCGACGACGTCGTCATCAACGGCCGGATCGTCGGCCGGGTCCGCGGCCTGAAGGTCCGCCTGACCTCTACCGCGCGGGTCGAAGGGGACATCATCCACAAGACCATCGCCATAGAGAGTGGCGCCCATTTCGAAGGCTCCGTTCAGCGTCAGGACGATCCGCTGAGCAGCGGCAAGGGTGGCAATGCCACCACCGCCACCGCGACGGCCAAGGTCAGCAGCTGA
- a CDS encoding peroxiredoxin, whose amino-acid sequence MTDPVMPSAGETAPDFTLPRDDGDPITLSALRGAPVVLFFYPRDDTPGCTTENRDFTELSDDFTAAGARILGVSKDSLAKHGKFRDKHGLRTILLSDADSDVCERYGVWREKKMYGKTFMGITRATFLIAADGTVARSWDKVKVAGHAAEVLEALRAL is encoded by the coding sequence ATGACCGACCCCGTGATGCCCTCCGCCGGCGAAACCGCGCCGGATTTCACCCTGCCCCGGGACGATGGCGACCCCATCACCCTGTCGGCGCTGCGGGGCGCGCCGGTTGTCCTGTTCTTCTATCCGCGCGATGATACACCCGGCTGCACCACCGAGAACCGCGATTTCACGGAGCTGAGCGATGACTTCACCGCCGCCGGGGCCCGTATCCTTGGCGTCAGCAAGGACAGCCTGGCCAAGCATGGCAAATTCCGGGACAAGCACGGGCTGCGCACCATCCTGTTGTCGGATGCCGACAGCGATGTCTGCGAACGCTACGGCGTCTGGCGCGAAAAGAAGATGTACGGCAAGACTTTCATGGGCATCACCCGCGCGACCTTCCTGATCGCGGCGGATGGCACCGTCGCCCGCAGCTGGGACAAGGTGAAGGTCGCCGGCCACGCGGCGGAGGTTCTGGAGGCGCTGCGCGCGCTCTGA